The nucleotide sequence CCTTATGAAAAAACGATAGAATATGAAGGATGTGTAATAAAAAAATATAGCAGTAATGGATTTACTGTTACATTTGAAGTCAGCACAAAGCCAATTGATTTCTCTTATGCATACATATATAATGAAGTCAAAAAATATCCACAAAGAGATGCATTTGGTGATTACACTTATTATGAGTTCATCCCAAGAAATGTCAATTTATCAATTAGTTACTGCTACTATAGGGAAGTAGGTAACTATTATATAGTTATGCAAACTTATGAAAAGAGCAAAAGAGCTAATGATTTGTGGATAAATTGGACTAAACACATATTTAGTTTATTTGAAGAATAAATCTTTTTTATTTTATTTTTAAAATTAAAAATCGCCTCAGTGCTCATACGGCTCATCACAAATTCAGCAAAGCCAATCATCATCATTGGCGATTTTTTGGTGGTTATTATGATAGAAAGAGCTTTGATATTGGATGGCTATACTGACGAACCAGCTGGTTTGGGAGTTCCCCCTTATATAGGAACTTATCCAAGATATGCATATGGTGTTTTAGATAAATATGATGTTAAAGTGGATTATATAACTATCGATAAATTTAGAGAGATTAGAGGAGATTTTAATTTAGATAAATACGATGCAATAATCTGCATCTGTGGCTTTCACACACCTGGGAAATATCTAAATGCAAATCCTGCTACATTAAAGGAGTTTGTTTCTATATTATATAAGTATGGTGGTTTAAAAATTTTGGGAGGGCCGTCAGCAACAAAATATGGCTCTTCAATGATTGGAGGAAAGATAGAGGATGAAAGTAAATATAAAGCATTTTTTGACGTGGTTGCTGAAGGTGATTTAGAGGCAGTTTTAAATGATTTGTTAAGGGAGAAAAGTATAGAGAAAGTTGATTTTAACAGATATAGAACTTATGAAGAGTTAAGAGAATATGCTATTAGAGGAGCTAAAGTTGTTAAAAAGCATCCAAATTATCCATATATAATAGCTGAGATTGAAACTTATAGAGGATGCTCAAGAGCTTTAACTGGAGGCTGCTCTTTCTGCACAGAGCCGAGAAGGTTTGGATTGCCAACATTTAGAGATGAAAAAGATATAATAGATGAGATTAAAGCACTATATAATGAAGGAATAAAATATTTTAGAATTGGAAGACAACCATGTATGTTTTCATACAAATCAATTGATTCAGAAAAGGAAGAGGTTCCAAAACCAAATGTTGAGGCAATTGAAAAGTTATTTAAAGGCATTAGGAATGTTTCAAATCCAAAGGTTTTACATATAGATAATGCCAATCCTGCAGTGATAGCAAGGCATGAAGATGAAAGCAGAAAGGTAGCTAAAATATTGGTTAAATACTGCACAAGTGGGAATGTTGCAGCTTTTGGTGTTGAGAGTTTTGATGAGAAAGTAATTAAAGCCAATAACTTATTAACAACACCAGAAGATGTTTTAAAAGCTGTAGAAATTTTAAATGAAATTGGTGGAAAAAGAGGAGAAACAGGATTGCCATATTTATTGCCCGGCATAAATTTATTGTTTGGATTAAAGGGAGAGAGAAAAGAAACCTTTACTATAAATTTTGAATATTTAAAAGAAATCTATGATAGGGGCTTTATGATTAGAAGGATTAACATAAGGCAAGTTGTTCCATTTTTTGGAACTGAAATAACTCTAAAAGATATAAAAAAAGCAGAAAAAAGAAAAAAATTATTTTTATGGTTTAAAGAAAAAGTTAGGGAAGAGATAGATAATAAAATGCTTAAGAGAGTTGTGCCAAGAGGGACAATATTAAAAGATGTATTTGTTGAAGTTAAAGAGAGAGAAGATTTATATTTTGGAAGGCAATTTGGAACTTATCCAATTTTAGTAGGGATTGTTGATAAAAATCTTAAAATTGGAGAATTTGTGGATGTTGAAATTGTTGATTATGGAAGGAGGTCGATAACTGGAAGGGTTATTAAACCATAGAATTTAAATTTTGCACCTCCAAGCGTGAGCGAGGAGGTGTTAGCGGGTATACCAATAGGGCGAGGCCCTATGGATGGAAAGAGGTCAATAACTGGAAGAGTTGTTAAGCACTGATACTATTTTTTGGATTTTAGTTTTTAGATATTTCACCTAAAATTTTAAATATATTATGGCTAATATTTGAAACAGTTTTTATTAGTATTAAATTCATTAAATCAACTAACATGCCTATCAAATTATTTTTATGAGGGATTGTTATGATGGTGAGAATATTTGATACAACACTTAGAGATGGAGAACAAACACCTGGAGTTTCTTTAACACCAAATGATAAGTTAGAGATAGCAAGAAAGTTAGATGAACTTGGAGTTGATGTTATAGAGGCAGGTTCAGCTATAACTTCAAAAGGAGAAAGGGAAGGAATAAAATTAATAACAAAAGAGGGATTGAATGCTGAAATCTGTTCATTTGTTAGAGCTTTACCAATAGATATAGATGCCGCTTTAGAGTGTGATGTAGATAGTGTTCATTTAGTAGTGCCAACCTCTCCAATCCATATGAAGTATAAACTAAGAAAAACAGAAGACGAGGTTTTAGAATCTGCTTTAAAAGCTGTAGAATATGCTAAAGAACATGGATTGATTGTTGAGTTGTCAGCGGAGGATGCAACAAGAAGTGATGTAAATTTCTTAATAAAATTGTTTAATGAAGGAGAAAAAGTTGGAGCAGATAGAGTTTGTGTTTGTGATACTGTAGGAGTCTTAACACCACAAAAGAGTGTAGAGTTATTTAAAAAAATAACTGAGAACGTTAATTTGCCAGTATCAGTTCATTGCCATAACGACTTTGGAATGGCTACAGCAAATACATGCTCAGCTGTTTTAGGTGGGGCTGTTCAATGCCACGTAACTGTTAATGGTATTGGTGAGAGAGCTGGAAACGCTTCATTGGAAGAGGTTGTTACTGCTTTAAAAATACTCTATGGCTATGACACTAAGATAAAGATGGAAAAGTTGTATGAGGTTTCAAGAATTGTTTCAAGATTGATGAAACTTCCTGTCCCACCAAATAAGGCAATTGTTGGTGACAATGCCTTTGCTCATGAAGCAGGAATACATGTTGATGGTTTAATAAAAAATACTGAGACTTATGAACCAATAAAACCAGAAATGGTTGGAAATAGAAGAAGAATTATCTTAGGAAAACATTCAGGTAGAAAAGCTTTAAAATACAAACTTGATTTAATGGGCATAGATGTTAGTGAAGACCAATTGAATATAATATATGAAAGAGTTAAAGAATTTGGAGATTTGGGTAAATACATTTCAGATGCTGATTTATTGGCTATAGTCAGAGAAGTTACTGGAAGAGTAGTTGAAGAGAAGATTAAATTGGATGAATTAACTGTTGTATCTGGAAATAAAATAACACCAATCGCATCTGTTAAGCTCCATTATATAGGGGAAGATATAACTTTAATCGAAACTGCTTATGGTGTAGGGCCTGTAGATGCAGCAATAAATGCTGTAAGAAAAGCAATAAGTGGGGTTGCAGATGTTAAGTTAGAAGAGTATAGAGTTGAGGCAATTGGAGGAGGAACTGATGCGTTAATAGAGGTTGTGGTTAAATTAAGAAAAGGAACTGAAATTGTTGAAGTTAGAAAATCAGATGCAGATATAATAAGAGCTTCCGTAGATGCAGTTATGGAAGGAATTAACATGCTATTGAATTAAACTCATCATGTCCTACTTAAATTATAATTTTAATTTTTATAATTTTAATATCAAAAGGTTTATATATTGTGTTGTTGTTATTTCCAAACTGGAAATTATATGATGAAGAAAAAGTCCTCTTAAATGATACAAGAAAGGAAATTTATAAGTATATATCAGATAATCCAGGAACTTATTTGAGAGAAATATCTAAAAACTTGAATAAACCTGTTTCAACTATAACATGGCATTTAAGAATTTTAGAGAAGGCTAACTTAATTAAAAGTAAAAAATTTGGAAATAGAATAATTTATTATCCATCTAATGTAGATTTAAAAGAATTACCTTTGTTATTTTTAAATGAAACACAAAAAAGAATATTTGAATATTTATTAAAAAGTCCTGCACATTTAAGGAAAATAGCTAAAGATTTAAATCTTAATGTTGAAACTGTAAGATACAATTTAAGAAAATTAGAAACTCTTGGAATTGTAAAACATAAAGAAGAGAAAAACAAAGTTATATATTATGTAGATGAATCTATCTTAGAATTTCGTAAATAAAATTATATTCTTTGTATTTTTCTAAATTATTTAAGATTTCTTTTAAAATATTGTCTAACTGATTTATACAATCTTCAAAACTACTCTCATTAACTACTACAAAATCGGCTAATGCAATAGCATAACCAATACTGAATCCTAATTCCCTCAAATCTCTCTCTACAAACACTTCCCAATTTGCTGAATCATCTTCCCTTCCTCTCATTCTCAATCTCTCAAATCTTGTTAATGGAGAGGAATGGATGGCTATTAAAACTAATGGCTTATGTTTTCTAAAATAATTTACTTCATATAAACTTCTTATACCCTCAACAATAACCACATCCTTATCTTTTAAATTTTCCTCTATGTATCTTAGACATGCTACTGCAATTGCCTCATTTCCAAACTCTTCCCTCAACTTTATAGCAGTTTTTCCAACATTTTCAGGATTTAATTCCAAGCCCCTTTTTTTTGTTTCATATCTAACAACATCCCCCATAGAAACTACTGGAAGATTGTATTTTTTAGCTACTTCATGTATTGCGCTTTTTCCAGCCCCTGGCATTCCTGTAATTCCTATTAGCAACATATTCTTCCCTTAATAATTTATTATGATTATGATTAAGAATTAATATTTACGATACATTACTTAGAACTTTCTCAGCAACATTGGAACTTTGATTTATAATTTCTACATTAGCTTTTTTTGTCTCAATAGCAGTTGATATTAAATAATAAGAAACAATTATAGCTGATAAGACAACAACCATAACTAACAAAGAAAATTCAAGGGAAATTTGCCCTTTATTGGATTTTATAGATATCATTTTATCCCCAAAATGATTTACTAAATTATTATAAGGCTGTAAATTATTTATAATTTACTTAATACTTTTTAGATGGTGGTTTATAATGCTTATCGTTAGGAAGCCAAAAAAGAAAAAGGAAGAAATTGAGATAGTTAAAGTTGATGGAAAAATAGAGGACGGGGTAGAAATTAAAAATAACCAAAAAATATTTGCAAATTACAAAAAAGTTGGGGATAAATACAAGTTATATAGATGTAGAGTAGGAGATAAGTTAATTCAGCCATCTAAGGTTTTGGAGTTGTTAAAATCTGACAAAATATACATATTGAAAGAAAATGAGGAAGTAGAGGAGATTTTAAAATCATACAATTTAAAGTCTGATTACATAGAGCTTTGCCCATTTTGCTTATTAAAAAATATTTACAAAAGATTGACAAGAAATAATAGATGTAGGTATGGAAATTTAGAAATCTGTATAAGTTGTGGAGTTAATGAAATTAAAGAAGAGGTTAAAATTAATGAGGAATTTATAGAGAAATTTTTAAAGAGGTTTAAAGATGTTGATAAAGTTCTCTCTTTATTAAGAATAAGAAATCCATTAGATAAGCCAGAATTAACAAGATATGATATTATAACAGGTAGTGAAGAAGACAAGATTGAAAATTATAAGATAGATGAATTAGATATCCCTGAAGAACTTAAAGAGATAATAAAGAGTAGAGGCATTAATGAGCTTTTACCTGTTCAAACGCTATCAGTTAAAGCTGGTTTGTTAAAAGGGGAGGATTTATTGATTGTTTCAGCAACTTCTTCAGGGAAAACATTGATTGGAGAATTAGCTGGGATTAAAAATTTAATTAAAACTGGGAAAAAGTTTCTATTTTTAGTTCCTTTGGTGGCTTTGGCAAATCAAAAATACTTAGAATTTAAAGAAAGATATGAAAAATTAGGTTTTAAAGTTAGTTTAAGAGTTGGATTAGGGAGGATTGGAAAAAAAGTTGATGTTGAAACATCGTTAGATGCTGATATTATAGTTGGGACTTATGAAGGGATTGATTATTTAATTAGGACTAAAAGATTAAAAGATATTGGAACAGTGGTTATTGATGAAATTCACTCTTTAAATTTAGAAGAAAGAGGGGCAAGATTGGATGGTTTAATTGGTAGGTTGAGATTTTTATTTAAAGATGCTCAAAAAATATATTTATCAGCAACAATTGGAAATCCAAAGGGGTTGGCTAAACAATTGGGAGCTAAATTAGTTTTATACAATGGAAGACCTGTCCCATTAGAAAGACATATAATTTTCTGCAAAAATGACTTTGCTAAATTAAATATTATTAAAGAAATTGCTAAAAGAGAATGGCAGAACATTTCAAAATTTGGATATAGAGGGCAGTGCCTAATCTTTACATATTCAAGAAAGAGAGCTGAGTATTTAGCTAAAGCTTTAAGAGCTAAGGGGATTAAAGCAGAGTTTTACCATGGAGGAATGGAGTATATAAGAAGGAGGAAAGTTGAAGATGATTTTGCAAATCAAAAAATTCAGTGTGTTGTTACAACTGCAGCGTTATCTGCAGGGGTTGATTTTCCTGCTTCAACAGTTATCTTAGAGAGTTTAGCTATGGGCGGTGACTGGTTAAATCCAGCTGAATTCCAGCAAATGTGTGGGAGGGCTGGAAGAAAGGGAATGCATGAAATTGGAAAAGTTTATCTTTTGGTAGAGATTGGTAAGAAATATCACGCAAAGATGGAAAATACTGAAGATGAAGTAGCCTTTAAATTATTGAATGCAGTTCCTGAAGATGTTAAAGTTGAATATACTGAGGATGAAGAAGAAGAGCAAATATTGGCCACAATCTCAGCTGGAATAAATAAAAGGCAGGATATAGATAGAGTGCCATATATTGGAAGGGCATTTTCTTTAAACAAAATTTTAAGTAATTTAGAGAGTTATGGGATGGTAAAAGTCAATAATGATGTGAAATTAACTAATTATGGAAATGCAGTAGCTATATCATTTTTATATCCAAAGATTGCTGAAAAAATTAGAGAAGGAATTGCTGAGAATAAACATCTTATTAAATTAATTACAGAGATTATGCCATTTGAAAATGTTTATCTTTCAAACAGTTTAAAAATAAAGCTTTCAAAAATTTTGAATATAAATGTCCCTTCAAGGTTTTTTGATGCTTTAGAAGTTATTAGAGAAGGGATGGAAAAAATTAGGGATAAAAAATTAAAAGAAGAATTGACATTAATTATTATGGAATTTGAAGGAGTTGAAGTTGAGGAGAAAATTTTAGAGATGATTATTAATCTAAGGATTTCAGGAAAAACCCCTGGACAAATTTCAAAAACACTATATGAAGGGTTTAAAATTCAAACATATTCTGGAGATATTTACTATTACTTAGAGCAATTATTAAATCTTTTAGATGCTATAGAAAGAATAGCAAGAATATTCAATAAGAAATATGCTGAAAAAGTTAATGAACTAAAAGAAAAAATAGAAAATCCAAAATAAATTATTATATATGTCATTATTAAGTAAATTTAAAATAAAAAATAAAAATAATGGTTATGTGAAACCATGGAGACTTCGAAAAAGGTAGCAATTGTTGTTATTCTCTCTATTACATTAATTTTGACTTATGCCTACTTAATAAGTATAATTGAAGGAGTAGATTACTTTACTGCATTGTACTTTAGTGTTATTACAATAACTACAACGGGTTATGGAGATTTTACTCCAAAAACGTTTATAGGAAGGGCATTAACTGTAATTTACTTATGTATTGGTGTCGGTATAGTAATGTATCTTTTTAGTTTAATAGCAGAGTTTATTGTTGAAGGTAAGTTTGAAGAGTTCATGAGGTTGAAAAAAATGAAAAACAAAATCAAAACTTTAAAAGACCATTATATTATTTGTGGATATGGAAGATTGGGGAGGGTTGTTGGGGAAAAATTTATTCAAGAAGGAGTTCCGTTTATAGCTATAGATATTAATGAAGATGTCCTAAAAGAAGAGTATGAAAGATATCCTGATAAGTTTTTATACATAGTGGGGGATGCTAAAAAGGATGAGGTGTTAAAGAAAGCAAAAATTGATAAGGCAAAGGGGTTAATTGCCACTCTACCAACTGATGCAGATAATGTGTTTGTTACATTAACAGCAAGAGAGCTAAATCCAAATATTCTAATTACTGCTAAAGCAGATGAGAAAGAAGCTATAAGAAAATTAAAAATAGCTGGGGCTAATAGAGTAGTGTCTCCATATTTAATTGGTGGATTAAGAATGGCTGAAGTTTCTGTCAGACCAGGAGTTTTAGATTTCCTAAGTACATTTATTAAAATAGCTAAAGATGAATATGAGGAAGATATTGAATTAAGAAAATTTGTTATTGAAAAAGATTCAGAATTGGCATACAAAAACTTAAAACAGGCAAATATCAGGGGTAAAACAGGAGCTACTATTTTGGGAATAAGGAGAGGAAATGAGTTTTATATAAACCCTTATCCAGAATTTGTTATAAAACCTGGCGATATAATATATGCGTTTGGAACTGAAGAGAATTTAGAGTATTTAGAGAACCTTGTTAAAAGGAAGAGAAATAAATTATAACCCCATCTTTTTTATTCCTAATTTAATTGCATTCCTCTTAAGATTTTGATTTATTCCAATATAATCTAAAACCTTACTTTCAAAGTTCATATATGCAGCAACATTTAATAATATAACTCTTTTTAACAAATCATCTAATATATTAATAATTTCTTGAGCGTTATTTCCTAACTCGTTTTCTAATTTATTTTTTAACCTATCTCCAATTTTAATAAGTATTGCTGTTAAATATTCAGGTAGAAAATCTTTTTCAACATATTTAATTCCTCTTCTTACAACTTCTTTATAAAACTCGTTTAAATCATTACTGTTGGATATTTCAAAGAAACTTTTTATCCACGCTTTAAAATCATTCTCAATTTCTTTTCTTTTATTCTCATCAAATAACGTCTTAGTTCTTTCGTATGAGAAGATATCATCAAACACTTCCTTAACAACATCATCAATAGTTTTGCTTAATATATCTTTATACTCTGTTAATTTAGAAAAATCCTTTTCCTCAGAAGCAAAGTGGTGCATATTCTCAATAATTTCATTAAATATTTCATCAAAATTTGCATTCATCAATCTCACCTCGTAAAATGCTATTATAACTTATAAAAAAATAAATTTAAAAAATTTTAAATAATTTACCAAAGGTTAATATATGCCTCCACTAATTTAATTCCTGCATCAGTTAATCCTTTTTTACCAATTAAACCAACATTCTTCAATATAACTAAATTCTTTTTAATTTCTTCTGGTGTTAAGGATAAGTATTTAGCTAATAATACAATTTCATTTTCTTTGTGCTCTTTACCTTCACTTTTCTCTTTCCATACTTTATCAAACTCTTCTTTGTGCTCATAGATGGTTTTTAATATGTTGAATGTTGTTGGAGTTACCGCAAACTTTGTAGCTAATAGCTCTTGAATCTTTGCCATCTCTATGGCTGTTTTAACCTCTTCCCCTAATTCTGTTAATTTAATCATCTTGTTTTGCAATTCTTTAATAAATCCTTTTGATTCACACTCTCCTAATGCTTTAATAATCTCTTTCTCATCCCCACCAACGTGGTCTTGGATTAATTTAACTAACTCATCTCTGTGGATGTATTTCTTTCTTGGAATCTTAATGAGAGTTGAAATGTCATATTTTGTTAAGTATGGCTTTCTTTTAATTGTCTTTGATAATTTTATTAAATATTTTCCTTTTTCTGTTATTCCTCTATTTACAGTTCCCTCTTCTTTACCTTTAACTACCCATTCAGCAATTGGGACATCACCACTTTCTGGGTAGGTTATAGCTTTCATTCCATCTGTTGATACTACACCTAAATCTTTAACCTTTTCCCCGAACTCTGTCATCCAGTATGTATCTTTATTTTTAACAACTTCTCTCTTTATCAATTCTTTTGATTCTAAAGTGTGTAATATAGCCCCTAAATCATCAATATTTGTTCTCTTTTTAATTTCATCATAAGTTGGCAGAATCTCTGGGTTTGTTTCATACTTTTCTTTTATTTCCTCAATTGCCTTTAAAACCTTAATTTCATCATCTAATATGTAGATAGGGAGAGTTTTCTCTTCAACTTTACCCATCTCTTTATATGTATCCATCATTGCCTGTCCTAATTCAGTAACTTCCCCATCTTCATAGAAACCGCTTTCTGTCAGCTCTTCAGTAGTTTCCCCTTTCTCTAATACCTCAAAGTCTTCTTTTCGTAATATCAATGCTCTATTTAAGTTTGGAACTAACGAAGCTACTTTTAAAGCATAGTTCAATGCTTTTGTTGTGGCAAAAGCTTTTCCACTTTCTGTTTTTGGTGAGATTAAGAGCAATCTCATAGCTTGAAGTGCATTAATTATGTTGTCCCCATATTCCTTAGTATTTTTGTAAGTTATTAGCTCATCATAAACCCCAATCTTTGGCATATCTTTTATAAATGCTAATATCTCAGGAGTTAGGTAAACAACTGGATGAGTTTCTTTATATATCTTTAAAATCTCTTTTCCAATCTCACTCAATCCATTCTCATCTGCTAAGAATCTCTCTTTTAACATTGTCATCCATTCTTCTGGTATATTACCAGTTTCTTCTAACAATTCCATAATTTTTATAATCTCAGAATCAACAAACACATCTGGAAGCTTTTCTATATCAATTTTATCAACAATTTCCATCAATCTTTTTCCTGCTTCAGTAAAAGTTATCTTATTTTCTTTTAATTCAGCAAATCCTAATATAAACAACTCTAAAGCTCTTGTTTTAAACTCTTCTGGCAGGGCTTTTTCTATTTCATTCTGCATTTCTGTCTCTTTCATCTTTTTCAATATTTCTAAATGTCTCTTTTTTAAGAACAATATTCCACCCCCACAGTTCTAATACCTTTAAATTATATTCATTTTTTATTACTTAAAGTTCCTAATTTTTTATGTTTATGAAGTTCTATAAAAACTTTTCTATAATTAATCAATTTAAATATATATAAAATTTATAAAAATAAAAATAGAACATTAAAAAATAAAATAGTGATAATAAAGCAATATATGAAAATTTACAGTTTTTACTAAATTTTAACTATTTCAAATAAAATAACATAAATTAATCCTTTTATCTAAACCATCAAACCTTAAGATATTTATAGAAATATTAAGTATATCATCAAACTAACAGCTTTTAACGATTTTTTTAAACTTATATATTCCTATTTTCAATTTTAACGTTAAATATCTACTTTTAATAATTGAGGGATAAGATGGGGAATGCAAAACCGAAGAAAAAACTTGCAGTTGTTACATGCATGGATGCACGTCTTGTGAATTTTTTATCAGAAAAATTGGGAATAAAGAGAGGAGACGCTAAAGTTATCAAAAATGCTGGAAATATTGTAACTGATGATGTGATAAGGTCTCTTGTTGTTGCAATCTACTGTTTAGGGATAGAGAAAATTTTGGTTGTTGGACATACTGACTGTGGAATGAAATACATTGATGTTGAAGATATTAAGAAGAAGATGATAGAAAGAGGAGCTAACCCCTATTTTGTCACAAACCTTAAATGTTGGTTGGGTAAGATTGATGATGAAGAAAAGAATGTAATTGAAGGAGTAAATATAATAAAGAACCATCCTGCAATTCCAAAAGATGTAAGTGTTGAAGGGTATATAATAGATGTTGAAACTGGAGAGCTCAAAAAACTCTGTTAAAAATCAAAAAATCAATTTTTGATAATTAGGTTTAAAATTTAAATAAAAATAACCACTATTTTAATTGAATTATATACGTCATAGCACCCGCCACTCTGCGAACCTTTTTAGGAGCAGGTGGCGAAAAAAGACCCGAAGCATGCACATAAAATTAAAAATTTAAAAAATTAGGTGAAATCATGGAATTTAAAATTGTGAATACAATCTGCCCTTATTGTGGAGTAGGTTGTGGTGTAGGATTGGTAGTTAAAAATAATAAGGTTGTTGGAGTTCATCCCAACAAAAGACATCCAATAAATGAAGGAAAGTTGTGTGCTAAAGGAAATTATTGCTATCAATTTATACATAGCAAGGATAGATTAACAAAGCCATTAATAAAAAAAGAAAGTGGTTTTGTTGAAACTACTTGGAATAAGGCGTTAGAATTAATTGCAGAAAATATGAAAGAATATAAAGAAGAGATTGGCTTTTTCTCATCTGCAAGATGCACTAATGAAGACAACTACATTTTACAAAAATTTGCAAGAGTTGTTTTAAAAACAAATAACATT is from Methanocaldococcus bathoardescens and encodes:
- a CDS encoding AAA family ATPase, with amino-acid sequence MLLIGITGMPGAGKSAIHEVAKKYNLPVVSMGDVVRYETKKRGLELNPENVGKTAIKLREEFGNEAIAVACLRYIEENLKDKDVVIVEGIRSLYEVNYFRKHKPLVLIAIHSSPLTRFERLRMRGREDDSANWEVFVERDLRELGFSIGYAIALADFVVVNESSFEDCINQLDNILKEILNNLEKYKEYNFIYEILR
- a CDS encoding 2-isopropylmalate synthase — translated: MMVRIFDTTLRDGEQTPGVSLTPNDKLEIARKLDELGVDVIEAGSAITSKGEREGIKLITKEGLNAEICSFVRALPIDIDAALECDVDSVHLVVPTSPIHMKYKLRKTEDEVLESALKAVEYAKEHGLIVELSAEDATRSDVNFLIKLFNEGEKVGADRVCVCDTVGVLTPQKSVELFKKITENVNLPVSVHCHNDFGMATANTCSAVLGGAVQCHVTVNGIGERAGNASLEEVVTALKILYGYDTKIKMEKLYEVSRIVSRLMKLPVPPNKAIVGDNAFAHEAGIHVDGLIKNTETYEPIKPEMVGNRRRIILGKHSGRKALKYKLDLMGIDVSEDQLNIIYERVKEFGDLGKYISDADLLAIVREVTGRVVEEKIKLDELTVVSGNKITPIASVKLHYIGEDITLIETAYGVGPVDAAINAVRKAISGVADVKLEEYRVEAIGGGTDALIEVVVKLRKGTEIVEVRKSDADIIRASVDAVMEGINMLLN
- a CDS encoding potassium channel family protein encodes the protein METSKKVAIVVILSITLILTYAYLISIIEGVDYFTALYFSVITITTTGYGDFTPKTFIGRALTVIYLCIGVGIVMYLFSLIAEFIVEGKFEEFMRLKKMKNKIKTLKDHYIICGYGRLGRVVGEKFIQEGVPFIAIDINEDVLKEEYERYPDKFLYIVGDAKKDEVLKKAKIDKAKGLIATLPTDADNVFVTLTARELNPNILITAKADEKEAIRKLKIAGANRVVSPYLIGGLRMAEVSVRPGVLDFLSTFIKIAKDEYEEDIELRKFVIEKDSELAYKNLKQANIRGKTGATILGIRRGNEFYINPYPEFVIKPGDIIYAFGTEENLEYLENLVKRKRNKL
- a CDS encoding winged helix-turn-helix transcriptional regulator, which produces MLFPNWKLYDEEKVLLNDTRKEIYKYISDNPGTYLREISKNLNKPVSTITWHLRILEKANLIKSKKFGNRIIYYPSNVDLKELPLLFLNETQKRIFEYLLKSPAHLRKIAKDLNLNVETVRYNLRKLETLGIVKHKEEKNKVIYYVDESILEFRK
- a CDS encoding DUF5814 domain-containing protein, with product MLIVRKPKKKKEEIEIVKVDGKIEDGVEIKNNQKIFANYKKVGDKYKLYRCRVGDKLIQPSKVLELLKSDKIYILKENEEVEEILKSYNLKSDYIELCPFCLLKNIYKRLTRNNRCRYGNLEICISCGVNEIKEEVKINEEFIEKFLKRFKDVDKVLSLLRIRNPLDKPELTRYDIITGSEEDKIENYKIDELDIPEELKEIIKSRGINELLPVQTLSVKAGLLKGEDLLIVSATSSGKTLIGELAGIKNLIKTGKKFLFLVPLVALANQKYLEFKERYEKLGFKVSLRVGLGRIGKKVDVETSLDADIIVGTYEGIDYLIRTKRLKDIGTVVIDEIHSLNLEERGARLDGLIGRLRFLFKDAQKIYLSATIGNPKGLAKQLGAKLVLYNGRPVPLERHIIFCKNDFAKLNIIKEIAKREWQNISKFGYRGQCLIFTYSRKRAEYLAKALRAKGIKAEFYHGGMEYIRRRKVEDDFANQKIQCVVTTAALSAGVDFPASTVILESLAMGGDWLNPAEFQQMCGRAGRKGMHEIGKVYLLVEIGKKYHAKMENTEDEVAFKLLNAVPEDVKVEYTEDEEEEQILATISAGINKRQDIDRVPYIGRAFSLNKILSNLESYGMVKVNNDVKLTNYGNAVAISFLYPKIAEKIREGIAENKHLIKLITEIMPFENVYLSNSLKIKLSKILNINVPSRFFDALEVIREGMEKIRDKKLKEELTLIIMEFEGVEVEEKILEMIINLRISGKTPGQISKTLYEGFKIQTYSGDIYYYLEQLLNLLDAIERIARIFNKKYAEKVNELKEKIENPK
- a CDS encoding class III signal peptide-containing protein, translating into MISIKSNKGQISLEFSLLVMVVVLSAIIVSYYLISTAIETKKANVEIINQSSNVAEKVLSNVS
- a CDS encoding radical SAM protein, whose translation is MIERALILDGYTDEPAGLGVPPYIGTYPRYAYGVLDKYDVKVDYITIDKFREIRGDFNLDKYDAIICICGFHTPGKYLNANPATLKEFVSILYKYGGLKILGGPSATKYGSSMIGGKIEDESKYKAFFDVVAEGDLEAVLNDLLREKSIEKVDFNRYRTYEELREYAIRGAKVVKKHPNYPYIIAEIETYRGCSRALTGGCSFCTEPRRFGLPTFRDEKDIIDEIKALYNEGIKYFRIGRQPCMFSYKSIDSEKEEVPKPNVEAIEKLFKGIRNVSNPKVLHIDNANPAVIARHEDESRKVAKILVKYCTSGNVAAFGVESFDEKVIKANNLLTTPEDVLKAVEILNEIGGKRGETGLPYLLPGINLLFGLKGERKETFTINFEYLKEIYDRGFMIRRINIRQVVPFFGTEITLKDIKKAEKRKKLFLWFKEKVREEIDNKMLKRVVPRGTILKDVFVEVKEREDLYFGRQFGTYPILVGIVDKNLKIGEFVDVEIVDYGRRSITGRVIKP
- a CDS encoding protoglobin domain-containing protein, translating into MNANFDEIFNEIIENMHHFASEEKDFSKLTEYKDILSKTIDDVVKEVFDDIFSYERTKTLFDENKRKEIENDFKAWIKSFFEISNSNDLNEFYKEVVRRGIKYVEKDFLPEYLTAILIKIGDRLKNKLENELGNNAQEIINILDDLLKRVILLNVAAYMNFESKVLDYIGINQNLKRNAIKLGIKKMGL